One segment of Solanum lycopersicum chromosome 1, SLM_r2.1 DNA contains the following:
- the LOC101261165 gene encoding FACT complex subunit SPT16-like, whose amino-acid sequence MMPPEQRTGNGPPANGNATGRNAYTIDLPTFSKRLKDLYSHWREHKDEFWGSSDVLAIATPPPSEDLRYLKSSAVNVWLLGYEFPETIMVFGNKQIHFLCSQKKASLLDVVKLTAKEAVGVEVVTHVKTKGEDGTSKMDKVLHAIHVQSISDAYDTPVIGYIAREGPEGKLLEAWTKKIKDSGLKLNDITSGLSDLFAVKDQNELVNVKKAAHLTASAMKNFVVPKLEKVIDEEKKVTHSSLMDDTEKAILEPAKVKVKLKAENVDICYPPIFQSGGVFDLRPSATSNDDGLYYESASAIICAIGSRYSSYCSNLARTFLIDSTQMQTKAYEVLLKAQEVAIDALKPGNKVSDVYQAALAVVDRDAPELVNNLTKSAGTGIGLEFRESGLILNAKNDKLLRSGMVFNVSLGFHNLQNETNKVKSRNFSLLLADTVIVTKDGRDVITHLSSKALKDVAYSFNEDDEEEEPQMKPESNGRDTLYSKATLRSDNHEISREEKRKLHQEELARQKNEETARRLAGEETLTGNNRSAKTSTDVVAYKNVNDLPPPREMIIQVDQKNEAILLPIYGNMVPFHVATVKTVSSQQDYIRIIFNVPGAPFSPIDVKNQGAIYLKEVSFRSKDHRHISEMVQMIKTLRRNYMSRESERAERATLVTQEKLVLAGNKFKPVRLPDLWIRPTFGGRARKLAGTLEAHANGFRYSTTRQDERVDILYGNIKHVFFQPAEKEMVTLLHFHLHNHIMVGKKKTKDVQFYVEVMDVVQTLGGGKRSAYDPDEIEEEQRERDRKNKINMDFQSFVNRVNDIWSQPQFKGFDLEFDQPLRELGFHGVPYKSSAFIVPTSSCLVELVETPFLVITLSEIEIVNLERVGFGQKNCDMAIVFKDFKRDVMRIDSIPISSLDGIKEWLDTTDIKYYESKVNLNWRQVLKTITDEPQKFIDDGGWEFLNLEGTDSSSGDSESDQGYEPSDAEPESDSDDDESDSESLVDSEDDEEEDDDEDSEEEKGKTWEELEKEASYADREINESDSEDEKRKKKNFGKSRAAPTSAARKRMKFR is encoded by the coding sequence ATGATGCCACCAGAACAAAGAACAGGAAATGGCCCTCCTGCAAATGGGAATGCAACAGGCAGAAATGCTTACACAATTGACTTGCCTACTTTTAGTAAGCGACTGAAGGACTTGTATTCACACTGGCGTGAACATAAAGATGAGTTTTGGGGTTCTTCTGATGTCCTTGCTATAGCTACTCCACCACCTTCAGAGGATTTAAGATACTTGAAATCCTCGGCTGTAAATGTATGGTTACTTGGCTATGAGTTCCCTGAGACTATAATGGTCTTTGGGAACAAGCAGATACATTTTCTGTGTAGCCAAAAGAAAGCTTCATTGCTGGATGTTGTGAAATTGACTGCTAAAGAGGCTGTGGGAGTGGAAGTAGTCACACATGTGAAGACCAAAGGTGAGGACGGGACTTCTAAAATGGACAAGGTGCTCCATGCTATTCATGTGCAGTCAATATCAGATGCTTATGATACTCCTGTTATTGGATATATTGCACGAGAAGGCCCTGAAGGAAAGCTCTTGGAGGCATGGACTAAGAAGATAAAAGATTCTGGCCTTAAGCTTAATGATATAACAAGTGGACTTTCTGACCTTTTTGCTGTGAAGGACCAAAATGAGCTTGTTAATGTGAAGAAAGCTGCACATCTGACTGCTTCTGCTATGAAGAACTTTGTTGTTCCAAAGCTTGAGAAAGTAATTGATGAGGAGAAGAAAGTAACACATTCCTCATTGATGGATGACACAGAAAAGGCTATTTTAGAGCCTGCTAAAGTCAAGGTGAAGCTGAAAGCTGAGAATGTTGATATATGTTACCCTCCAATCTTCCAGAGTGGTGGTGTTTTTGATCTTAGACCTAGTGCTACAAGCAACGATGATGGCTTATATTATGAATCTGCCAGTGCCATCATATGTGCAATTGGTTCACGATACAGCAGCTACTGTTCAAATCTTGCCAGAACGTTTCTAATTGATTCCACTCAGATGCAGACCAAGGCTTATGAAGTGCTTCTTAAGGCCCAGGAGGTGGCAATAGATGCACTGAAGCCTGGTAACAAGGTTAGTGATGTTTATCAAGCAGCTCTTGCTGTGGTTGATAGGGATGCTCCTGAATTGGTGAACAACCTGACAAAATCTGCTGGGACAGGGATTGGTCTTGAGTTTCGAGAGTCAGGGTTGATCCTTAATGCTAAGAATGATAAACTGTTGAGATCGGGAATGGTTTTCAATGTGTCACTTGGTTTCCACAATCTGCAGAACGAGACCAACAAAGTAAAGAGCCGGAATTTTTCACTCTTGCTAGCAGATACCGTGATAGTCACAAAGGATGGTCGTGATGTGATCACCCATTTGAGCTCCAAAGCTTTGAAGGATGTGGCCTATTCCTtcaatgaagatgatgaagaagaggaGCCACAAATGAAACCAGAGTCCAATGGTAGGGATACCCTGTATTCCAAGGCAACACTTAGGTCTGACAATCATGAGATTTCAAGAGAAGAGAAACGAAAGTTGCACCAGGAAGAACTTGCCCGTCAGAAGAATGAAGAGACTGCTCGACGTCTTGCTGGTGAAGAAACATTAACTGGGAATAACAGGAGTGCTAAGACTTCGACTGACGTTGTTGCCTATAAGAATGTCAATGACCTACCACCACCCAGAGAGATGATTATTCAGGTTGACCAAAAGAATGAGGCCATCCTTTTACCAATATATGGTAATATGGTTCCTTTCCATGTGGCTACTGTTAAGACTGTTTCAAGCCAACAGGACTACATCCGAATCATATTTAATGTTCCTGGTGCCCCTTTCTCACCTATTGATGTGAAGAATCAAGGTGCCATCTACCTAAAAGAAGTTTCATTTCGCTCGAAGGATCATAGGCACATAAGTGAAATGGTCCAGATGATTAAAACACTTAGACGTAATTATATGTCAAGGGAGTCTGAGAGAGCTGAAAGAGCAACTTTAGTGACTCAGGAAAAACTTGTCCTTGCAGGGAATAAATTCAAGCCAGTTAGGCTACCTGACTTATGGATCCGTCCCACATTTGGTGGTCGTGCACGAAAGCTTGCTGGTACACTGGAAGCTCATGCTAATGGTTTCAGGTATTCAACCACAAGACAAGATGAACGTGTTGACATCTTGTATGGTAATATCAAGCATGTGTTCTTCCAACCAGCAGAGAAGGAGATGGTTACCCTCCTTCACTTTCATCTGCACAACCACATAATGGTGGGGAAAAAAAAGACCAAGGATGTGCAGTTCTATGTTGAGGTAATGGATGTGGTCCAAACGCTTGGAGGTGGAAAGAGGTCTGCATATGATCCAGATGAGATTGAGGAAGAACAGAGGGAAAGAGATCGAAAGAACAAAATCAACATGGACTTCCAGAGTTTTGTGAACCGGGTGAATGATATTTGGAGCCAGCCTCAGTTTAAGGGATTCGACCTGGAGTTTGATCAACCTCTGAGAGAACTTGGGTTCCACGGTGTTCCTTATAAATCATCAGCTTTCATTGTACCAACCTCCAGCTGTTTGGTTGAGCTGGTAGAGACTCCATTCCTTGTGATAACCCTAAGTGAGATTGAGATTGTTAACTTGGAGAGAGTTGGATTTGGGCAGAAGAACTGTGATATGGCAATTGTTTTCAAGGACTTCAAGCGTGACGTCATGCGGATTGATTCAATCCCTATTTCATCCCTTGATGGCATCAAGGAATGGCTTGACACAACTGACATCAAGTATTATGAGAGCAAGGTGAATCTGAATTGGCGTCAAGTACTGAAGACCATAACAGATGAACCACAGAAGTTTATTGATGATGGTGGTTGGGAATTCTTAAACTTGGAAGGTACTGATTCATCATCTGGAGATTCAGAGTCAGACCAAGGTTATGAACCTTCAGATGCTGAACCTGAGTCAGACTCTGATGATGATGAGTCTGATAGTGAATCTCTGGTGGACtctgaagatgatgaagaagaggatgatgatgaagattCAGAGGAAGAAAAAGGTAAAACATGGGAAGAGCTGGAGAAAGAAGCAAGCTATGCAGACAGGGAAATTAATGAATCAGATAGCGAGGAtgagaagaggaagaagaagaactttggCAAGTCACGAGCTGCTCCTACTTCTGCTGCCAGAAAACGAATGAAGTTCAGGTAG
- the LOC101261460 gene encoding ATP-citrate synthase alpha chain protein 3 encodes MARKKIREYDSKRLLREHLKRLAGIDLQICSAQVTESTDFTELTNKEPWLSSTKLVVKPDMLFGKRGKSGLVALNLDLAGVAEFVKTRLGVEVEMGGCKAPITTFIVEPFVPHDQEYYLSIVSERLGCTISFSECGGIEIEENWDKVKTIFLPTEKPMTLEACAPLIATLPLEVRGKIGNFLMGVFDVFQDLDFSFIEMNPFTLVNGEPYPLDMRGELDDTAAFKNFKKWGSIEFPLPFGRVLSPTESFIHSLDEKTSASLKFTVLNPKGRIWTMVAGGGASVIYADTVGDLGYASELGNYAEYSGAPNEEEVLQYARVVLDCATANPDGRKRALIVGGGIANFTDVAATFNGIIRALREKEAKLKAARMHIYVRRGGPNYQTGLAKMRALGEELGVPLEVYGPEATMTGICKGAIDCIMSEA; translated from the exons ATGGCGAGGAAGAAGATCAGAGAGTATGATTCAAAGAGGCTTCTAAGGGAGCATTTGAAACGCCTTGCTGGCATTGATCTTCAGATCTGCTCTGCTCAA GTGACAGAATCTACAGATTTTACTGAGTTAACAAACAAAGAACCATGGCTTTCATCGACAAAGCTGGTTGTAAAACCAGACATGCTGTTTGGAAAGCGTGGAAAGAGTGGCTTGGTAGCTTTGAATCTGGATCTAGCAGGAGTTGCTGAGTTTGTAAAAACACGACTTGGTGTGGAG GTTGAAATGGGTGGCTGCAAGGCACCTATAACAACATTTATTGTTGAACCATTTGTTCCCCATGACCAAGAATATTACCTTTCCATAGTCTCTGAAAGGTTGGGCTGCACAATTAGCTTTTCAGAATGTGGAGGCATTGAGATTGAAGAGAACTGGGACAAG GTCAAGACAATATTCCTTCCAACGGAGAAACCTATGACCCTAGAGGCGTGTGCTCCACTGATTGCTACTCTGCCCTTGGAG GTACGGGGAAAGATTGGCAATTTCCTTATGGGTGTTTTTGATGTGTTTCAAG ATCTCGATTTTAGTTTCATAGAGATGAACCCATTTACGCTTGTAAATGGAGAGCCTTACCCATTGGATATGAGAGGAGAGTTGGATGACACAGCAGccttcaaaaattttaagaa GTGGGGAAGCATCGAGTTTCCTCTGCCTTTTGGAAGAGTTTTGAGCCCTACCGAAAGCTTCATTCACTCTTTGGATGAGAAA ACTAGTGCCTCTTTAAAATTTACAGTTTTGAACCCAAAAGGTCGTATCTGGACAATGGTGGCTGGAGGTGGTGCAAGCGTTATATATGCTGATACA GTAGGGGATTTAGGTTATGCCTCTGAGCTTGGTAACTATGCCGAGTATAGTGGAGCTCCAAATGAAGAGGAGGTTCTGCAATATGCTCGAGTAGTTCTAGAT TGTGCTACTGCAAATCCTGATGGGCGTAAGAGAGCTCTGATTGTTGGAGGTGGTATTGCCAACTTCACTGATGTAGCTGCTACTTTCAATGGGATTATTCGGGCTCTCAGGGAGAAG GAAGCCAAGCTAAAAGCGGCTAGAATGCATATCTATGTACGAAGAGGTGGTCCAAATTATCAGACTGGTCTAGCAAAAATGCGCGCCCTAGGAGAGGAACTTGGAGTTccccttgag GTTTATGGACCAGAGGCTACAATGACGGGAATTTGTAAAGGGGCAATTGATTGCATTATGTCTGAAGCATAA
- the LOC101249969 gene encoding peroxidase 5-like: MKLSTLFILYFFTVSTLANASLKIGYYHSSCPNAESIVRKAVNKAVSRNPGLGAGIIRMHFHDCFVRGCDASILLDPTPGNPTEKEHPANNPSLRGYEVIDEAKIELESICPETVSCSDIIAFAARDSAFKLGGIRYSVPSGRRDGRVSIKDEPTANLPPSTLNAGELEENFAKKGLSLDEMVTLSGAHSIGRSHCSSFSDRLYSFNSTHPQDPSMDPKLAQQLIKRCPRPSTTDPIAPLDVDTPNRLDNKYYLNLKNKRGVLTSDQTLWNSPSTARMARSNAIHGANWAHKFADAMVKMGSIEVMTGIQGEIRKNCRVVN, encoded by the exons ATGAAATTGTCAACTTTGTTcatcttatattttttcactGTTTCTACACTTGCAAATGCATCTCTTAAGATTGGTTACTACCATTCAAGTTGCCCAAATGCAGAATCCATTGTCAGAAAAGCAGTCAACAAAGCCGTCTCTCGTAACCCTGGCCTTGGCGCTGGCATTATCAGGATGCATTTCCATGATTGTTTTGTTAGG GGATGTGATGCCTCAATCCTTTTGGATCCAACTCCAGGGAATCCAACAGAAAAAGAACATCCAGCAAATAATCCAAGCTTACGAGGCTATGAAGTGATCGACGAAGCAAAAATTGAACTAGAATCTATTTGCCCAGAAACAGTTTCATGTTCAGATATCATTGCATTTGCTGCAAGAGATAGTGCTTTTAAGCTTGGAGGCATTAGATATTCAGTTCCATCAGGTCGTCGAGATGGAAGAGTATCCATTAAAGACGAACCAACCGCAAATCTCCCCCCTTCCACATTAAATGCTGGAGAGCTTGAggaaaattttgcaaaaaaaggACTTTCTTTAGATGAGATGGTCACACTTTCGGGTGCACATTCTATTGGAAGATCACATTGTTCTTCCTTTTCAGATAGACTTTACTCTTTCAATTCAACTCACCCGCAAGATCCTTCGATGGATCCTAAATTAGCCCAACAATTGATCAAGAGATGTCCGCGTCCTTCTACCACTGATCCAATTGCTCCACTTGACGTTGATACTCCAAATAGGCTGGACAATAAGTACTATCTCAATTTGAAGAATAAGAGAGGAGTGTTAACCTCAGATCAGACGCTATGGAACAGTCCTTCAACGGCTAGGATGGCGAGGAGTAACGCGATTCATGGTGCGAATTGGGCTCATAAATTTGCTGATGCAATGGTGAAAATGGGATCCATAGAGGTTATGACTGGGATACAGGGAGAGATCAGGAAGAATTGCAGGGTTGTGAATTAA
- the SAM1 gene encoding S-adenosylmethionine synthase 1: protein METFLFTSESVNEGHPDKLCDQISDAVLDACLEQDPESKVACETCTKTNLVMVFGEITTKAIVDYEKIVRDTCRNIGFVSDDVGLDADNCKVLVYIEQQSPDIAQGVHGHLTKRPEEIGAGDQGHMFGYATDETPELMPLSHVLATKLGARLTEVRKNGTCAWLRPDGKTQVTVEYSNDNGAMVPIRVHTVLISTQHDETVTNDEIARDLKEHVIKPVIPEKYLDENTIFHLNPSGRFVIGGPHGDAGLTGRKIIIDTYGGWGAHGGGAFSGKDPTKVDRSGAYIVRQAAKSIVASGLARRCIVQVSYAIGVPEPLSVFVDTYGTGKIPDREILKIVKENFDFRPGMMSINLDLKRGGNRRFLKTAAYGHFGRDDPDFTWEVVKPLKWEKPQD from the coding sequence ATGGAAACTTTCTTATTCACCTCCGAGTCTGTGAACGAGGGTCACCCAGACAAGCTCTGTGATCAGATCTCTGATGCAGTTCTTGATGCCTGCCTTGAGCAAGATCCCGAGAGCAAAGTTGCATGTGAAACTTGCACCAAGACCAACTTGGTCATGGTCTTTGGTGAGATCACAACCAAGGCTATTGTAGACTATGAGAAGATTGTGCGTGACACATGCCGTAATATTGGATTTGTTtctgatgatgttggtcttgatGCTGACAACTGCAAGGTCCTTGTTTACATTGAGCAGCAAAGTCCTGATATTGCTCAAGGTGTCCACGGCCATCTGACCAAACGCCCCGAGGAGATTGGTGCTGGTGACCAGGGCCACATGTTTGGCTATGCAACAGATGAGACCCCTGAATTAATGCCTCTCAGTCACGTGCTTGCAACTAAACTTGGTGCCCGTCTTACAGAAGTCCGCAAGAATGGCACCTGCGCCTGGTTGAGGCCTGATGGCAAGACCCAAGTTACTGTTGAGTATAGCAATGACAATGGTGCCATGGTTCCAATTAGGGTACACACTGTTCTTATCTCCACCCAACACGATGAGACCGTTACCAATGATGAGATTGCCCGCGACCTTAAGGAGCATGTCATCAAACCAGTCATCCCAGAGAAGTACCTTGATGAGAATACTATTTTCCACCTTAACCCATCTGGCCGATTCGTTATTGGTGGACCTCATGGTGATGCTGGTCTCACTGGTCGTAAAATCATCATCGACACTTATGGTGGTTGGGGTGCTCATGGTGGTGGTGCTTTCTCGGGCAAAGACCCAACCAAGGTCGACAGGAGTGGTGCATACATTGTAAGGCAGGCTGCAAAGAGTATCGTAGCTAGTGGACTTGCTCGTAGATGCATCGTGCAGGTATCTTATGCCATCGGTGTGCCTGAGCCATTGTCTGTATTCGTTGACACCTATGGCACTGGAAAGATCCCTGACAGGGAAATTTTGAAGATCGTTAAGGAGAACTTTGACTTCAGACCTGGAATGATGTCCATTAACTTGGATTTGAAGAGGGGTGGCAATAGAAGATTCTTGAAAACTGCTGCCTATGGTCACTTTGGACGTGATGACCCCGATTTCACATGGGAAGTTGTCAAGCCCCTCAAGTGGGAAAAGCCCCAAGACTAA